A genome region from Chitinophagales bacterium includes the following:
- a CDS encoding efflux RND transporter permease subunit has product MSFKQKEFGISSWAVENRVTVYILTFAIVLMGTIAYVTMPREDFPEIIENKIFISSIYPGNAAEDVEKLVTDPIEKKIKNLSGVTKVTSSSFQDFSLIVAEFDDKHTVELAKQKTKDEIDMVKAANDWPKMDNGGKVEPTIFNINIAEEVPILNVNLKGDYPAQTLKDYAKIIKDDVENIAEIKKVEILGVGDKEVEIALDLFKMASAAVSFDDVQRAVQGENMTISGGNIENGGKKSNIRVIGEFDNPDELNQIVVKSFGGSVLLRDIAEVQFKEKERTTYARESGKEVVMINIKKRSGTNMIHAIEKVKERIEALKKADIPRDISIEYTGDQSSRVEHAVDELSNHILFGIILVMAVLMFTMGLRNSLFVGSAIPLSMLMAFAFLDAYGVTLNTMVLFALVMGLGMLVDDGIVVVDNVFANMQKGMDRISASKIGIGEIAWPVISSTATTLAAFFPLGLWPGTMGKFMIYFPATLSVVLGASLIVAMIINASMTGGFMALKDENISYENLKKYTRYLLLIGVFFAIPGWMGKAEMFTENPIPFATGLRVIAHLSFIIVGFLWLYHHYIFNATQTFQHHYFPRFENWYARRLAWLFEDKRYKSKVLTVLFSLLILPLFWMIKRRDFSFSRPQISLYSIVWLLFLSFILFFKIFPRKVWFFPDNIPNQNIVYVEFPQGTPIEKTNDATRQVEKQVLSILEKYKKVNPAPNFLVQSVVTQVGEGAGNPRVDMGNSSETPFKGKVTVLFQEFKERKGVNTQEILNELRANIKPIPGAKITIEKESNGPPVGYPISIELQGEDYDAMLAESNKIIDFINSKKIPGIEKLSTDINKDKSELKMNIDRTLAGNLMTSTGAVGFNLRRALYGQEVSTYKEGDDNYKIMMRLNADQRKDESLILNQPITFRNQMNGQIIQIPMATLAKTEQTFTFNQINHKAGNRIMTIYSNLLDGYNANEIMQEIKNELKVYKLPAKMNFGFSGEQEEQKKNQDFLNRALLLALFGVTMIIVLQFNSTSKTFIIMATVLLSFSGVFFGLTFANMDFVVLMTMMGIISLVGVVVKNGIVLMDFFILLLDKKKSELGVETHEDIPMDQFVICIVEAGRSRLRPVLLTATTAVLGLIPLAIGLNFNFFTFLTDLNPHIYLGGDNVIFWGPLAWTIIFGLTYATVLTLVMVPVMFYLVSKWKHNIRRRKLARLEKEMVG; this is encoded by the coding sequence ATGAGTTTCAAACAAAAAGAATTCGGAATATCATCATGGGCTGTTGAGAACAGAGTGACTGTCTATATACTCACCTTTGCTATTGTGCTAATGGGAACCATAGCCTATGTGACCATGCCTCGTGAGGATTTTCCAGAAATTATCGAGAATAAAATTTTCATTTCATCTATCTATCCGGGCAATGCTGCTGAGGACGTGGAAAAATTAGTTACGGATCCTATTGAGAAGAAGATTAAGAACTTGTCTGGAGTAACTAAGGTCACATCGAGTTCATTCCAAGATTTTTCATTGATAGTAGCCGAGTTTGATGATAAGCATACGGTAGAACTAGCCAAGCAAAAAACCAAAGATGAAATCGATATGGTCAAGGCTGCGAATGACTGGCCTAAAATGGATAATGGCGGTAAAGTAGAGCCGACAATATTTAACATTAATATTGCAGAGGAAGTCCCGATTCTAAATGTCAATTTAAAAGGTGACTATCCTGCGCAGACTCTGAAAGACTATGCCAAAATTATTAAAGATGATGTCGAGAATATTGCAGAGATTAAGAAAGTAGAAATTCTCGGCGTCGGTGACAAAGAGGTAGAAATAGCACTAGATTTATTCAAGATGGCGAGTGCTGCTGTCAGCTTTGACGATGTGCAGCGTGCTGTGCAGGGCGAGAATATGACTATATCTGGAGGTAATATCGAAAATGGCGGTAAGAAATCCAATATTCGTGTAATAGGAGAGTTTGACAATCCCGATGAACTCAATCAAATCGTCGTAAAATCTTTTGGAGGTTCAGTTCTATTGCGCGATATAGCTGAGGTACAATTTAAGGAAAAAGAGCGAACGACTTATGCTCGCGAGTCAGGAAAAGAAGTCGTCATGATCAATATCAAAAAGCGCTCGGGTACCAATATGATTCATGCGATAGAAAAGGTCAAAGAACGTATAGAAGCACTAAAAAAAGCGGATATACCTCGAGATATATCCATTGAATATACCGGCGACCAATCTTCGAGAGTGGAACATGCCGTCGATGAATTATCCAATCATATTCTCTTTGGAATTATCCTAGTTATGGCAGTGCTTATGTTTACTATGGGATTGCGAAATTCATTATTCGTAGGTTCGGCTATTCCGCTTTCCATGTTGATGGCATTTGCTTTTTTAGATGCTTATGGTGTTACCCTCAATACTATGGTTCTCTTCGCTTTGGTTATGGGATTAGGTATGCTTGTGGACGATGGTATCGTGGTGGTGGACAATGTCTTTGCGAATATGCAGAAGGGTATGGATAGAATATCCGCTTCAAAAATCGGTATTGGGGAAATAGCTTGGCCAGTGATATCCTCTACCGCCACGACCTTGGCAGCCTTCTTCCCTCTAGGTTTATGGCCCGGTACTATGGGTAAATTTATGATTTATTTCCCTGCGACCTTATCGGTTGTACTAGGAGCATCGCTTATTGTAGCTATGATTATCAATGCTTCTATGACAGGGGGCTTTATGGCACTGAAAGATGAAAATATTTCTTATGAAAATTTGAAAAAATATACTCGCTATCTACTATTGATAGGTGTGTTTTTCGCTATTCCTGGGTGGATGGGAAAGGCTGAGATGTTTACAGAAAATCCTATTCCATTCGCTACTGGATTGAGAGTGATAGCCCATTTGAGTTTTATCATAGTAGGATTTTTATGGTTGTATCATCATTATATATTTAATGCTACACAGACTTTTCAGCATCATTACTTCCCGCGTTTTGAGAATTGGTATGCTCGAAGATTAGCTTGGCTATTTGAAGACAAACGATATAAATCCAAGGTTCTTACTGTACTTTTTAGTTTGCTGATACTTCCATTGTTTTGGATGATTAAGCGACGTGATTTTTCTTTTTCGAGACCGCAAATCTCACTTTATTCTATAGTGTGGTTATTGTTTCTTTCATTTATTTTATTTTTTAAAATATTTCCACGAAAAGTCTGGTTTTTCCCCGACAACATTCCAAATCAAAATATTGTCTATGTAGAGTTTCCGCAGGGTACACCGATAGAAAAAACGAATGATGCAACACGACAAGTAGAAAAGCAAGTTCTGAGTATATTGGAGAAATATAAAAAAGTCAATCCAGCTCCTAATTTCTTAGTTCAATCGGTAGTAACCCAAGTAGGTGAAGGCGCTGGAAATCCTAGAGTGGATATGGGGAATAGTTCTGAGACTCCATTCAAAGGAAAAGTAACTGTCCTCTTTCAAGAATTCAAAGAGCGTAAAGGAGTCAATACGCAGGAGATTTTAAATGAACTGCGTGCTAACATCAAACCGATTCCTGGCGCCAAAATTACCATAGAGAAAGAAAGTAATGGTCCACCTGTAGGATATCCTATAAGTATAGAGCTGCAAGGCGAGGATTATGATGCCATGCTAGCCGAGAGTAATAAAATTATCGATTTTATCAATTCTAAAAAAATACCTGGAATTGAGAAATTGAGTACGGATATCAATAAAGATAAATCTGAACTCAAAATGAATATCGATAGAACCCTTGCAGGAAATTTAATGACCTCAACAGGTGCTGTAGGATTTAATTTAAGAAGAGCTTTATATGGACAAGAAGTTTCTACATATAAAGAAGGCGATGACAATTATAAAATTATGATGCGCCTCAATGCAGATCAACGAAAAGATGAGAGCCTTATCCTCAATCAGCCGATTACATTTAGAAATCAGATGAATGGTCAAATCATTCAAATCCCGATGGCTACTTTGGCTAAGACAGAGCAGACTTTCACCTTCAATCAAATCAATCACAAGGCAGGAAATCGCATAATGACCATTTACTCTAATTTATTGGATGGCTATAATGCCAATGAGATTATGCAAGAAATCAAGAATGAACTCAAGGTCTATAAACTCCCTGCGAAGATGAATTTTGGATTTTCGGGTGAGCAAGAAGAACAGAAGAAAAATCAGGACTTCTTGAATCGTGCATTATTACTAGCTTTATTCGGGGTCACTATGATTATTGTATTACAATTCAATTCGACGTCCAAGACCTTTATCATCATGGCGACGGTGCTTTTGAGTTTCTCAGGGGTATTCTTCGGCTTGACCTTTGCCAATATGGACTTCGTAGTACTCATGACTATGATGGGTATCATATCGCTCGTAGGTGTGGTGGTGAAAAATGGTATCGTCTTAATGGACTTTTTTATCCTCCTACTCGATAAGAAAAAATCAGAGCTGGGAGTCGAGACCCACGAAGATATTCCTATGGATCAGTTCGTCATCTGTATCGTAGAGGCAGGTCGTTCACGTTTGCGACCAGTACTCCTGACAGCTACGACAGCAGTCTTGGGCTTGATACCTCTGGCTATCGGTTTAAACTTCAATTTCTTTACCTTCCTTACCGATTTGAATCCGCATATCTACCTCGGAGGCGACAATGTTATCTTCTGGGGACCGCTAGCATGGACGATTATCTTTGGCTTGACCTATGCGACCGTCTTAACCTTGGTCATGGTGCCTGTTATGTTCTATCTCGTCAGCAAGTGGAAGCATAATATCAGACGAAGAAAGTTGGCGAGATTGGAGAAGGAAATGGTGGGGTAA
- a CDS encoding PKD domain-containing protein, with amino-acid sequence MKTPFTNRNNFLRYIFSLMLLVGWTNSLNATHIMGGELNYQLLDTLTGRYRIRLTVYRDCAGIDYGNEIVTIGTSSTKYNVSLNFKYKEEVSQICKVPDVAVTPTTNCPKGPILNIMGVEKWVYEVDHTIGKNIGYAYIGWTSCCRNHAITTIQNPGGENSWLQALVNTDYNNNSLTFANIPFKYLFKGEENVYNPAGVDSFDPNYIMINGKQIVLDSIAFSLYTPFNHPGINFSDVINLNNGTVAFNPQLTTQNFLYTTSGVKFNPNSGEIKLTPSIEQTAVYAIAAMEYRAIADASQPSGYRRVLVGHITRDIQFAVTTAQGMNRNLKVDSVKHVVCSSYDSSYVYTIKGKNKGNKIYFNILGNTNSKIKYKVISTPTVTDLTGFNMVISGTNTNKLIGTISFDTVKTVQAELYVIIETYDCMPNGIKHIKSHTITINTQGFVSCQLRCDITKNKDTLFCNPKFGIPPYTYKWSGGDTNRYIKRFLPGTYYVTVTDSSGCVSNCSYFIASPCNLFRHFNWKISDTSLDFSIDSNSSGYILTFNWDFGNGIKSIIAKPKIKYSANGIYSVKLYYCLRDSNQNIICCDSIIKLVAVTNCKIPCNVKANFDWTMNSNLGTVNFLDKTTPVTGQMYTYLWSFGNGTFSTQKNPTAHYTNPGTYKVCLIAKRWLNHNNLYCIDSICKYIQVTNVNPCNRFQPDFNWIVSGGNYQFTNTTNTTNATIVSINYKISTGQTYNIPNPSHTFVKNGKYSVTLTITLFDALTGTTCTKTITKCITVNTSTCGCFKANNSYTKSGLTISLTNTSSCIDSSVTYNYSFGNGASSTSPNSTYTYPFPGFYRVVMYINKFIGTFQCTDSIVRYIQVNSSNACFDSGYINKVSTKCPSYTQAVCGCNGITYLNSCEATRAGVKQYTAGPCSNDPDWAKVCGYVYHDLNRNCGFDSSDQPLPSIKIKINTSPIRYTYTNTNGYYEFWVLKGNYEVEQVLSNFSGLDQLCPASPKKITVNATGPLTCNYNFYDTANKCQDLSVSIHRNWNITPGFTSMKTITYKNNTAHAVHNVKIHYRFLSNLVVKSSTSSSYTVSGNVITWSIPKLLPYASGYKHAYFHTPVSLALGTIVIDSVWIEPTNDDCNLSNNSKTIKDTCVGSWDPNDKTAAQAEEIDPDTKTIDYHIRFQNTGTAPAHTVVIEDQIDPKFDFNSFIINEASHKYVTHFNDNGRVFFEFENIMLPDSGTDYEASQGFIGYSVNLANNQPIGAILKNTAEIYFDFNDPVITNTTVHTIVLKTTNGIQNIGNDMNIAVFPNPTSDKVKIQVILDKETRISYSIYSINGKQVKLSTEKNYSSGEINEEIDFGELPSGIYILNINQNDQATSLKIVKE; translated from the coding sequence ATGAAAACACCATTTACCAATCGAAACAATTTTCTACGCTACATTTTCTCCCTAATGCTACTTGTAGGGTGGACTAATAGCTTAAATGCTACCCATATAATGGGCGGCGAATTGAATTATCAATTATTGGATACTCTCACAGGAAGGTATCGAATAAGACTTACGGTATATCGTGACTGCGCTGGGATAGATTATGGAAATGAGATTGTCACAATAGGTACTAGTAGTACGAAATACAATGTAAGCTTAAACTTTAAGTATAAAGAAGAAGTAAGCCAAATATGTAAGGTGCCAGATGTAGCTGTCACGCCTACGACCAATTGCCCAAAAGGACCTATTCTTAATATCATGGGGGTCGAAAAATGGGTCTACGAAGTGGATCACACCATAGGCAAGAATATAGGATATGCCTATATCGGCTGGACGAGTTGCTGTAGAAATCATGCTATAACTACCATACAAAATCCTGGAGGAGAAAATTCATGGTTACAAGCCTTGGTGAATACCGATTATAACAATAATTCTTTAACCTTTGCGAATATTCCGTTTAAATACTTATTCAAAGGAGAAGAGAACGTTTACAACCCTGCGGGTGTTGATTCTTTTGACCCTAATTATATCATGATCAATGGGAAACAAATAGTCTTAGATTCGATAGCATTTAGTCTTTACACCCCATTCAATCATCCAGGTATCAATTTTTCGGATGTTATCAATCTCAATAATGGCACTGTTGCATTCAACCCACAACTCACAACTCAAAATTTCTTGTACACCACATCTGGCGTAAAGTTTAATCCAAACTCTGGAGAGATTAAGTTAACACCTAGTATTGAACAAACAGCTGTCTATGCTATTGCAGCTATGGAGTATCGAGCAATTGCAGATGCTAGCCAACCTAGTGGTTATCGCCGAGTATTAGTAGGTCATATAACGCGGGATATTCAGTTTGCGGTAACGACAGCGCAAGGAATGAATCGCAACCTAAAGGTAGATTCGGTAAAGCATGTCGTATGCTCATCCTATGATTCGAGCTATGTATATACTATCAAAGGTAAAAATAAAGGAAATAAAATCTATTTCAATATACTGGGGAATACCAATTCGAAAATTAAATACAAAGTAATATCTACACCCACCGTTACAGACTTAACAGGATTTAATATGGTTATTTCTGGCACGAATACGAATAAATTAATTGGAACGATTAGTTTTGATACGGTCAAGACAGTTCAAGCTGAACTGTATGTCATCATAGAAACTTATGATTGCATGCCTAACGGTATTAAACATATCAAATCGCATACGATAACGATCAATACTCAAGGTTTTGTATCATGTCAATTGAGATGTGATATAACTAAAAATAAAGATACGCTGTTTTGCAATCCCAAGTTTGGGATTCCGCCTTATACCTATAAGTGGTCAGGAGGAGATACGAATCGATACATCAAAAGATTTTTACCCGGCACATATTATGTCACTGTTACAGATAGTTCAGGCTGTGTATCCAACTGTAGTTATTTTATAGCATCGCCTTGCAATCTGTTTCGTCACTTCAATTGGAAAATTTCGGATACATCCTTAGACTTTAGTATCGATTCAAATAGCTCAGGATATATACTTACCTTTAATTGGGATTTTGGCAATGGAATAAAAAGTATAATCGCCAAACCTAAAATTAAATATAGTGCGAATGGTATTTATTCTGTCAAACTTTACTATTGCCTGAGAGACTCCAATCAAAATATAATTTGCTGTGATTCTATTATAAAATTAGTAGCAGTAACCAATTGTAAAATTCCTTGTAATGTCAAGGCAAACTTCGATTGGACAATGAATTCCAATTTAGGTACAGTTAACTTTTTGGATAAAACTACTCCAGTGACAGGTCAAATGTACACCTATCTTTGGAGTTTCGGGAATGGAACTTTTTCGACTCAGAAAAATCCTACAGCGCATTATACAAATCCTGGCACCTACAAGGTTTGTTTGATAGCCAAGCGTTGGTTAAATCACAATAATTTATACTGTATTGATAGTATTTGTAAGTACATACAAGTAACTAATGTGAATCCATGTAATCGATTTCAACCTGACTTCAATTGGATAGTATCAGGTGGTAACTATCAATTCACTAATACCACCAATACTACGAATGCGACTATCGTGTCAATAAATTATAAAATTAGTACAGGTCAAACCTACAATATACCTAATCCTAGTCATACCTTTGTGAAGAATGGTAAATATTCTGTAACACTCACTATTACATTATTTGATGCTTTGACTGGCACTACTTGCACAAAAACGATAACGAAATGTATCACAGTCAATACAAGTACATGTGGATGCTTCAAAGCTAATAACAGTTATACGAAATCAGGTCTTACCATTTCATTAACCAATACCTCAAGCTGTATAGACTCGAGTGTTACGTATAATTATAGCTTTGGAAATGGCGCCAGTTCTACTTCCCCTAATTCAACATATACCTATCCATTTCCAGGATTTTATCGAGTAGTTATGTATATCAATAAATTTATTGGTACCTTCCAATGCACGGATTCAATAGTTCGCTACATTCAGGTAAATAGTTCGAATGCATGCTTTGATAGTGGTTACATCAATAAAGTAAGTACTAAGTGTCCAAGCTATACTCAAGCTGTATGCGGTTGTAATGGAATAACATATTTAAATTCATGCGAAGCCACGAGAGCTGGGGTGAAGCAATATACTGCAGGACCTTGCAGCAATGACCCCGATTGGGCTAAGGTATGTGGCTATGTATATCATGACCTTAATAGAAATTGTGGATTCGATTCTTCAGACCAACCATTACCATCCATTAAGATAAAAATAAATACGAGTCCGATTAGGTATACATATACCAATACGAATGGATATTATGAATTTTGGGTTTTAAAAGGAAATTATGAAGTAGAACAGGTTCTATCTAATTTCTCGGGATTAGATCAGCTATGCCCTGCATCTCCTAAAAAGATAACGGTCAATGCTACTGGCCCATTAACATGTAATTATAATTTCTATGATACAGCCAATAAATGTCAAGACCTCTCTGTATCGATACATAGAAACTGGAATATTACTCCTGGATTTACATCAATGAAAACCATTACATATAAAAATAATACTGCCCATGCTGTACATAATGTAAAAATCCATTATCGCTTCTTATCAAATCTAGTTGTAAAATCAAGTACAAGTTCCAGTTATACAGTGAGCGGAAATGTTATCACATGGTCTATTCCTAAACTACTTCCATACGCTTCGGGATATAAACACGCTTACTTCCATACTCCTGTTTCACTAGCCTTGGGCACTATAGTGATAGATAGTGTATGGATAGAACCTACCAATGATGACTGTAACTTATCTAATAACTCAAAAACAATCAAGGATACTTGTGTAGGCAGCTGGGACCCTAATGATAAAACAGCAGCTCAGGCTGAGGAGATTGACCCTGATACTAAAACTATCGATTATCATATACGCTTCCAAAATACAGGAACTGCTCCTGCACACACTGTAGTCATCGAAGATCAAATAGATCCAAAATTCGATTTTAATAGTTTCATAATAAATGAAGCCTCTCATAAATATGTAACTCATTTCAATGATAATGGTAGAGTATTTTTTGAATTTGAAAATATAATGCTCCCAGATAGTGGTACTGACTACGAAGCTAGTCAAGGATTTATTGGATATAGTGTTAATCTGGCAAATAATCAACCCATAGGTGCCATATTAAAAAATACTGCAGAAATTTATTTCGACTTTAACGACCCTGTCATAACCAATACAACAGTCCATACCATAGTATTAAAAACTACGAATGGAATTCAGAATATTGGAAATGATATGAATATCGCTGTATTTCCCAATCCTACAAGCGATAAGGTAAAAATCCAAGTAATATTAGATAAGGAAACAAGAATAAGTTATTCTATATACTCTATAAATGGCAAGCAAGTTAAACTATCAACGGAGAAAAACTATTCTTCCGGTGAGATCAACGAGGAAATTGATTTTGGAGAATTACCTTCAGGTATCTATATTCTGAACATAAATCAAAACGATCAAGCTACAAGCTTGAAAATAGTAAAAGAGTAA
- a CDS encoding GxxExxY protein produces MISKKYINDLTYEVIGSAIEVHKFLGRGLLESIYHKCLIEELRHRKINFYTEFVIPIVYREKKLEVEFRCDLFIENLIVVELKSVTEFTPMFEAQLLTYMKLLQAPKGLLINFNCNNIFKEGQKTFVNEYFKSLPNS; encoded by the coding sequence ATGATTTCTAAGAAGTATATTAATGACTTAACCTATGAAGTTATTGGTAGCGCAATAGAAGTTCATAAATTTCTTGGAAGAGGCTTGCTTGAATCGATTTATCATAAATGTTTAATTGAAGAGTTACGACATAGAAAAATAAATTTTTACACAGAGTTTGTTATCCCTATAGTTTATAGAGAAAAGAAACTTGAAGTTGAATTTAGATGTGATTTATTTATAGAGAATTTAATTGTAGTTGAGTTGAAGTCTGTTACCGAATTTACTCCTATGTTTGAAGCGCAGCTTCTCACCTATATGAAATTATTACAAGCACCTAAAGGCCTACTAATTAATTTCAATTGTAACAATATTTTTAAAGAGGGACAGAAGACTTTCGTGAATGAATATTTCAAATCATTACCTAATAGTTAA
- a CDS encoding efflux RND transporter periplasmic adaptor subunit produces the protein MNKYLTIILVASLLFSCKSDIEKLRAERSEITKEIADYHVKLEKINEEIAKLEKKSESETILPYTISSQPFQHGITIQSSVSTDQDVILYPEYAGSITWSVSEGQRVGKGQVLASINDGGMSSQLKQAQIQADLAKTAFDKQARLWNEYKIGSEIQYLQAKTAYEAAQKSISAIQSQLSRTKLKAPFSGTIDNLIVQSGQAVAPGVPIAKLVSLGNLKVSADVSEQFISKVKVGTLVNVYIPALNRTMQSRVARVSSAINPSNRTFAVEIPLSNADNMIKTNMSAKLDIVDYQNANALSVPNKAIGTNAKGEKYVYVLKKINKNNAVASKTIIQVGQANSENTEVLQGLNVGDKIILEGNKSVVDNTPVKF, from the coding sequence ATGAACAAGTATTTAACCATTATCCTAGTAGCGTCCTTACTTTTTTCATGTAAGTCGGATATAGAAAAATTAAGAGCAGAGCGCAGTGAGATAACCAAAGAAATTGCAGATTATCATGTGAAGTTAGAAAAAATCAATGAAGAAATAGCCAAGCTAGAGAAAAAATCGGAATCGGAAACTATTCTACCATATACGATTAGCTCACAGCCTTTTCAGCATGGGATAACTATTCAGTCTAGTGTCAGTACGGATCAGGATGTTATTTTGTATCCAGAATATGCTGGTTCTATTACTTGGTCCGTCAGTGAAGGTCAGCGTGTAGGTAAAGGACAAGTTCTGGCGAGTATCAATGATGGTGGTATGTCTTCTCAGCTCAAGCAAGCTCAGATTCAAGCGGATCTCGCAAAAACAGCTTTTGATAAGCAAGCTAGATTGTGGAACGAATATAAAATAGGTTCAGAGATACAGTATTTACAAGCAAAGACTGCTTACGAAGCTGCGCAAAAAAGTATATCTGCTATTCAATCGCAGTTATCACGAACTAAATTGAAAGCTCCATTTTCAGGTACGATTGATAATCTGATAGTCCAGTCAGGACAAGCTGTAGCGCCGGGTGTGCCTATAGCGAAATTAGTTAGTTTAGGTAACCTGAAAGTATCTGCTGATGTTTCCGAGCAGTTTATAAGTAAAGTCAAAGTGGGTACTCTGGTCAACGTGTATATACCTGCGCTAAATCGCACCATGCAGAGCAGAGTTGCTCGTGTATCGAGCGCTATTAATCCTAGTAACCGAACTTTTGCGGTAGAAATTCCCCTATCCAATGCCGATAATATGATTAAAACAAATATGAGTGCGAAATTGGATATAGTAGATTATCAAAATGCGAATGCACTTTCAGTCCCTAACAAAGCCATTGGAACGAATGCAAAAGGTGAGAAATATGTTTATGTCCTGAAAAAAATCAATAAAAATAATGCAGTAGCTTCAAAGACTATTATTCAAGTAGGGCAGGCCAATTCAGAAAATACAGAAGTATTACAAGGCTTGAATGTAGGTGATAAAATAATCTTAGAAGGCAATAAGTCGGTAGTAGATAATACTCCAGTGAAGTTTTAG
- a CDS encoding alpha/beta hydrolase fold domain-containing protein: MRLLILLSVILFSCNKEDNKDTPVPIAYRETKSISYNSVGVDVVIDKPAKNDLDVLLVFHGTVASDSAILTAANNTLDKFKGILDRNDMMIVSVAYPQEFVLLGDNIVKCEAALLWLKNKASQELGITVKKIFLGGHSQGGYMVTRLNTMHQTNGVIANAPGPLNLVYRCQLEENRQIQPSAVCTKLKNVYGTTASNPNPYFQRSLLNFTNGFQSDILFVQGLSDSPIQLYTWPTFKQDILNCTNCQKSQFVEIAGGEHGSLFESPIGKTEFNKFINSH, from the coding sequence ATGAGATTATTAATTTTACTTTCAGTTATACTTTTTTCTTGCAATAAGGAGGACAATAAAGATACTCCTGTGCCGATAGCTTATCGAGAAACTAAATCTATTTCTTACAATTCAGTTGGAGTGGATGTCGTAATAGACAAACCAGCAAAAAACGACTTAGATGTATTGCTTGTATTTCATGGAACAGTAGCTTCTGATAGTGCTATTCTGACCGCTGCCAATAATACTTTAGACAAATTCAAAGGAATTTTGGATAGAAATGATATGATGATTGTAAGCGTAGCATATCCACAAGAATTTGTCTTGTTAGGTGATAATATTGTCAAATGTGAAGCTGCATTATTATGGCTGAAAAATAAAGCAAGTCAAGAATTAGGGATAACAGTTAAGAAAATATTCTTAGGAGGTCATTCCCAAGGAGGTTATATGGTGACTAGATTAAACACCATGCACCAGACCAATGGAGTTATAGCCAATGCGCCAGGTCCCTTGAATCTAGTTTATCGATGTCAACTAGAGGAAAATAGACAAATTCAACCCAGCGCCGTTTGCACTAAATTGAAAAACGTATATGGAACGACAGCAAGCAATCCTAATCCTTATTTTCAAAGGTCCTTGTTAAATTTTACCAATGGGTTTCAATCTGACATTTTATTTGTTCAAGGCTTAAGCGACTCTCCTATACAGCTATATACTTGGCCTACTTTCAAACAAGATATACTTAACTGCACCAATTGTCAAAAAAGCCAGTTTGTAGAAATAGCAGGTGGAGAGCACGGCTCTTTGTTTGAAAGTCCGATAGGGAAAACTGAGTTTAATAAATTTATAAATAGTCATTGA